The Glycine soja cultivar W05 chromosome 6, ASM419377v2, whole genome shotgun sequence genome has a window encoding:
- the LOC114416010 gene encoding uncharacterized protein LOC114416010, which produces MGFIYEAMDRAKESIQRAFNNNEGNDNEVVDDLYKCIDKLSEDDDFVVEVHKQLLVYKRARERFGMTAAMKARTEISPAEWWKLYGGKTPHLQTIAIKVLSLTCSSSGCERNWSTFEHIHSKKRSRLEHQKLQDLVYVKYNQALLDRFECHDVIDPIALNDINDNNEWLLGELEGEEAGNDLVFDDDDLNWLDVAEATGAGEPLQNTRSQTHINKAVAALAPTNEKGKKVDGTRLYGKYKEILLVVVAQDDNNKILPIVFAIIKGETTEA; this is translated from the exons ATGGGTTTCATTTATGAAGCAATGGATAGGGCCAAAGAATCAATTCAAAGAGCTTTCAATAACAATGAAGGGAA TGATAATGAAGTGGTGGATGACCTCTACAAATGTATTGATAAGCTtagtgaagatgatgattttgtAGTTGAAGTTCACAAACAATTGTTAGTGTATAAAAGGGCTAGAGAGAGGTTTGGTATGACTGCAGCAATGAAAGCAAGGACTGAAATATCTCCTG CTGAGTGGTGGAAATTGTATGGAGGAAAAACACCACACTTGCAAACCATTGCCATTAAAGTTTTAAGTTTGACTTGTAGCTCATCAGGATGTGAGCGTAATTGGAGTACCTTTGAGCAT attCACTCAAAGAAGAGAAGTAGGCTTGAGCACCAAAAGCTTCAAGATTTGGTTTATGTTAAGTATAACCAAGCTCTTCTAGATCGCTTTGAGTGTCATGATGTGATTGACCCTATTGCTTTAAATGATATTAATGATAACAATGAGTGGTTATTGGGAGAATTGGAAGGAGAAGAAGCGGGTAATGATTTGGTTTTTGATGATGATGACTTGAATTGGTTAGATGTTGCTGAGGCAACTGGGGCTGGTGAACCTTTACAAAACACAAGGAGTCAAACACATATAAACAAGGCAGTAGCTGCACTTGCACCtacaaatgaaaaaggaaaaaag GTTGATGGAACAAGGTTGTACGGTAAGTACAAGGAGATCCTTCTTGTGGTAGTTGCACAAGATGACAACAATAAAATCCTTCCAATAGTCTTTGCCATTATAAAAGGTGAAACAACAGAAGCATAA